The region GCGCTTGCGATGTTCCCTGCAATACCCTCCGGGCAGATCTATATCGACTATTCTCCTCCCGCGATAGATAATCTGAACGTCTCGGGATCTGCCCTGAGTGCGGCCGTTCGAACCAATGGGATGGTCCGGTCATTTGATTCCAGTTCAGGTGTGGGCTTGCAGTTTAGTCTGAGAGATATTCAGTTTCGATACGATTCTCGCGATGGAGGACTGTTTACTCGCGGAGATATTTGCAGGGTGTTGTCAGTGTCGGGACGTTTCAGTGTTGTGGAAGAGAATGCATCAATCTGGGAGGACTATCTCGTGAGGGAGTATTCGGAACAGATTGATCTTTCTGAGAAAGAGGAGATCGAACGGAATTCTTCGCAGTTGTTCAACGCGGAACTTCCCCCTGGTCCGATACAGAAAGTCTGGGAGCCAGTGATCGTTACGTCAATCGTCGGAGGATTGGTATATCTGTTTTTTGCATCAAGGTAAGGAGAGCTGAGTCATGCATAGATTGTATCTCGCAGTAGTAATTCTTGTTCTGATAGTTGCCGGTTGTTCATCGATTGGGAATGTCCGCAAGGATAATGCGGAAGACCAGTATGAGACTGCCAGGAGCCTCTATGAAAGAGGCAAGTATTTCCACGCAGCCGAGGCATTCCGCCTGATGATCTTCAACTATTCAGGCGTCAGCTATATCGACTCGGTTCAGTATTTTCTCGGGATGTGCTATTTCAATGATAACGACTATATTCTTGCTGTGTCCGAGTTCAGACGACTGGTGAGGAACTTCCCGACGAGTCCGCTGGCTGACGACGGTCAATTGATGATATGCAAGTGTTTCTATCTGGCGGCTCCTGAAAACACCGGCCTGGATCAAACAGAGACCAACACTGCGCTAACCGAGATTAAGAACTTCATCGAGGATTTCCCGCAGTCGCCTCTTATCGGAGAAGCCAAAGAGCTGTTGACCGAATGTCGCGGCAGGATCACGAAGAAGCTCTTTGAAAGCGGCCAACAGTACTATCGAATGGGGATGTACACCTCGGCCCGGGTCTACTTCGAGGAGATCGTCGCTGAATATGAATCCCCTCAGTGGCGTGGTTGTGCTCTGTATCTGCTGGCTGAGATTGACGCCAAGCAGGGGAAGTATGCCGACGCTGAGTTGAAGTTGAACAACTTTCTGCAGGCGTTTTCCGGGCACAAGTGGGAGAAGAAGGCCAGATCGAAGCTGGAGAAAATCCAGACTGAGACGGACCATTCTTCAGTGGCATCCGACACGATATGAGTGGCATGAGAATTGGAATTGGAGGAGGTGTATTCGACCCGATTCACACCGGGCACCTTTTCCTATTCAACGAATGCGCCGATCGTCTAGCTCTGACCAAAGTACTGCTCGTCCCCACATACAAGGCAGTACACAAGATCTCCGATGCCATCTCTGCGTACGCTGATCGCCGCGAGATGGTGCGTATTGTTTGTGAGAATGATGAGAAGTTTGAACTCTGCGAAGTCGAGAAAGAAGCGGGTGGCCCCTCATACACTCTTGACACGATTCGTTCGCTCAAGAAGCTCTATCCGGATGCAGAGTGGTTTCTTATTGTCGGGCTTGATAATTTGGAAAAGATGGAAGATTGGCATCAGCCGGATCGGATTTTCGAGGAAGCGAATATTGTGGTCGGTTCCCGCCCTGTCGATTCAGCACCCGTCGACGCCAAGTACAGGGACAGGGTGATCTGGTTGGAAATGCCGAAGCTCGATATCTCCTCGACCGTTCTGCGCGAACGACTCAGATCCGGCCGCAGCATCAGATATCTTGTGCCGCCGGAGATCGAGGACTATATCTTGACGCATAAGTTGTATGTGAAATGAAGAAGAGCTTGTATCTCATCGACGGTTCTGCCCTTGCTTACCGCGCCTATTTCGCACTGATTCGCAATCCCCTGATCACAGCGAGAGGTGAGCCAACGTCAGCGGTTTATGGCTTTCTCAGTTCGCTTTTTCGTGTTCTTGACGAGTTTCATCCAAGCCACTTGCTTGTTGTTTTCGATACGGCAGCCCCGACTTTTCGACATGATCTGTATTCCGAGTACAAGTCTACTCGCGCCAAGATGCCCGACGACATGGCTGATCAATTGCCTCGTTTAAAAGAGGTGCTCGATGCCATGAATGTTGCCCGCATTGAGCAGGAGGGATTGGAGGCGGATGATCTTATTGGCGCTTATGCCACCACAGGAGCTGAAGAGGGTTATGATGTAGTTGTTGTGAGTGGTGACAAAGACTTCACTCAGCTGGTTTCTGACAAGATCACAATGTTGTTGCCGGGCAAAAGCGGCGACGATCTGCAGCGTCTTGACCGCGAAGGAGTGAAGGAAAAGATGGGAGTCTATCCCGAGCAGGTCATCGATCTGCTCGCCATTATGGGGGACTCCTCGGATCATGTTCCGGGGATTCCGGGTGTCGGACCAAAGACCGCCCTGCCGCTTCTGGAGAAACATGGTTCTCTGGAGGCTGTTCTTGCGGCTGCGGAGCAGATCGAGGCCAAAGGGCTGAGGCGAAAAGTAACCGAGGGACGCGAAAGCGCAATACTATCGAAAGAGCTGGTGACCATCCTCACCGATGTCGATATCCCTCTCGGATTTGATGATCTGGAGATCAAGCCGTGGGATAACGAGCGAGTCGGTGAGCTATTCAAGACTCTTGAGTTCAATCGATTTCTCGACAGGTTGGGTGATGCGGCTGCAAGCGCTCCGGAGCAGAAGAGCCCTGATTTTAAGCAGGATTACAGAGAGCTTTCGACTCTCGAGGATCTCGAGAAGCTGTTGGCTCGTGCAAGAAAGAAGGGTGAACTGACATTTGACACCGAGACGACAGGTCTCGACCCGCTTACTGCGGACCTCGTCGGATTGTCGTTCTGCGTAGATGAGGGTGAGGCGTTCTATCTCCCCGTTGCACATGAGGGATACGTTGGCAATCTGCCACTCGACAAGGTCATCGCATTGCTCGACCCTGTGCTGTCTGATGATTCGATTGCCAAGTGTGCGCAGAACGCCAAGTACGACTATCTCGTCATGCGTCGGGCCGGTATCATCACTCAAGGGATAGCCTCTGATCCAATGATAGTCTCATATGTTATTGATCCATCTTCCCGCCAGCACGGCCTCTCGCATCTTGCTGAAGAGCATCTCGGCTACAAGATGCAGCCAATCACAGATCTGATTGGGTCGGGGAAGAAGCAGAAGTCTTTTGCGACGGTGCCGGTGGATAAGGCCGTATTTTACTCCGCTGAAGACGCAGACTGCACCCTCAGAATCAAGAATATTCTCGAGCCGAAACTCTCTGAGTTGGGACTTGAATCGCTCTATCGCGATATCGAAATGCCTCTTGTTGTTGTCCTTGCCGACATGGAACGAGAAGGGGTGAATATCGATGTGCCCTTTCTGAAGGAACTGTCGCAGATGATGGAGTCGGAACTCGAAGCCTACACGGCCAAAATCTATCGATTTGCCGGTGAGGAGTTCAATATAAACTCACCTCAGCAACTTTCCACCATCCTGTTTGAGAAGATCGGTCTCAAGCCGTTGAGAAAGACAGGCAAAAAGACCGGGTATTCTACCGATCAGTCAGTTCTGGAGAAGCTGAGCGAGGAACACCCTCTTCCGCGGCTGATTCTTGAATTCAGACAGTTCGCGAAGCTTAAGAGCACTTATGTCGATTCGCTTCCCGCTTTGATAAACAAGACAACAGGAAGAGTGCATACTTCCTATAATCAGACCGTGGCTGCAACGGGTCGTCTATCATCATCCGATCCAAACCTACAGAATATTCCGATTCGAACTGAGCAGGGCGCACAGATTCGAAAAGCATTTGTGCCACGTGACTCTGATCATGTGCTTCTGTCAGCAGACTACTCGCAGATCGAGCTACGAATAATGGCTCACTACGCCAATGACAAGACCATGATTGAGTCATTCAGGCAGGGAGAGGACATACATGCCCGTACCGCATCGGAAGTATATTCCGTCGATCTCGAGGATGTCACACCAGATATGCGGAGACATGCCAAGACTGCGAATTTTGCCGTGATTTACGGTGTCTCGGCGTTCGGACTGTCGCAGCAGTCGAATATGAACGTGACTGAGTCGTCGGAGTTCATCGACACATATTTCAAACGATATCCCGGTATCAGAGACTATATGGATGAGCATATAGAGTTTGCCAGGCAGAACGGCTATGTCAGGACGCTTCTGGGGAGGCGAAGATACATCCCGGACATCGAGTCCAGCAACCGCACAGTTCGCCAGTTTGCCGAGCGAACAGCTATCAATACGCCGATTCAGGGCACTGCCGCAGATATGATCAAATTGGCGATGATCGCAATTCACGAGAGACTTGCTAGTCTAACTTCAAGGATGATATTGCAGGTTCACGACGAACTGGTCTTCGACGTTCATAAGCCCGAACTGAAAGAAGTACGCGATATCGTCCGCACAGAGATGGAGAGTGCTGTGAAACTGAAGGTGCCGCTCAAGGCTGATATGGCGACTGGCAACAACTGGCTCGAATGCAAATGATCCTGTTTACTTCAGTAAGAGAAACCCGATGATCACTGTCGGAGTCTACGGACGGATTGGCTCCGGGAAAACGGAAGTCACCAGGATTTTTGCAGAGAACGGCGCCGCCGTAATCTCTGCGGATCAGATAGGTAAGGATGTAGTAGAGAACGATCCTTACGTTCTCGAAACTCTCGTGAAGGCATTCGGTATAGGCATTCTCGACTCAGACGGCAAGCTCAACCGCCGTGCAACAGGCCGAATCGCATTCTCATCTCCCGAAAACCGGGCGCGGTTGGACAGCATTGTCCATCCTCCATTACTCAGAGAGCTGAGAGCGCAGATAGATGGTTACAGAAAGTCAGGCGATTTTTCGATTGTTGTTGTGGACGCCGCGCTGATCCTCAACTGGGGCCTCGAATCGGAGCTTGATGTGCTCGTTTGTGTGACAGCGCAACGACAGACTGTGATTGATCGACTTGTTAAGGGTGGACTGAGTAATGATGAGATAAATGAGCGCCTCGATGCGCAGATCGCAACAGATATTCAGGCAGCCAGCGCCGATTTTGTGATCGAAAATGACGGTTCGCTCGATGAATTGAGACGCAATGCCAAGAGGGTATTCGAGCAGATCAGGACGAGAGAAAATACTGTTTGACACCCATTGCTGTGAGACTATATTCCGAAGTTGATAAATTCTTCACAAAGACGGGAGGGATGTTTGAACCCGTTCAGCTACGATTTAGAACAGCTTAAGCAGAAGACTCTCGACATTCGCAGGGACATTATCACGATGCTGGTCGAGGCCAAATCGGGTCACTGCGGAGGACCGCTGTCATGCACGGATTTCGCGACTGCTCTGTACTTTAATTACATCAATCACAATCCTGACAATCCGGACGATCCCGATAGGGACGTCGTGGTCTATTCGATCGGTCATGTCACTCCGGTCAATTACTCAATCCTTGCGGAGTGCGGCTATTTCCCACTAAGAGATCTGATGAAATTCCGGAAAATCGATGGCCACCTCCAGGGACATCCTAACAAGCTTGATACGCCCGGGATTGAGGCATCAACCGGGTCGCTCGGGCAGGGGATATCAATATCGGTCGGCATCGCAAGCGCATTCAGGATGGACAGTAAGCCTAACCGAGCGTACTGCATTTGCGGTGACGGTGAGCATCAGGAGGGTTCCATCTGGGAGGCGGTGATGGCTGCCGG is a window of Candidatus Zixiibacteriota bacterium DNA encoding:
- the bamD gene encoding outer membrane protein assembly factor BamD; its protein translation is MHRLYLAVVILVLIVAGCSSIGNVRKDNAEDQYETARSLYERGKYFHAAEAFRLMIFNYSGVSYIDSVQYFLGMCYFNDNDYILAVSEFRRLVRNFPTSPLADDGQLMICKCFYLAAPENTGLDQTETNTALTEIKNFIEDFPQSPLIGEAKELLTECRGRITKKLFESGQQYYRMGMYTSARVYFEEIVAEYESPQWRGCALYLLAEIDAKQGKYADAELKLNNFLQAFSGHKWEKKARSKLEKIQTETDHSSVASDTI
- the nadD gene encoding nicotinate-nucleotide adenylyltransferase, producing the protein MRIGIGGGVFDPIHTGHLFLFNECADRLALTKVLLVPTYKAVHKISDAISAYADRREMVRIVCENDEKFELCEVEKEAGGPSYTLDTIRSLKKLYPDAEWFLIVGLDNLEKMEDWHQPDRIFEEANIVVGSRPVDSAPVDAKYRDRVIWLEMPKLDISSTVLRERLRSGRSIRYLVPPEIEDYILTHKLYVK
- the polA gene encoding DNA polymerase I; translation: MKKSLYLIDGSALAYRAYFALIRNPLITARGEPTSAVYGFLSSLFRVLDEFHPSHLLVVFDTAAPTFRHDLYSEYKSTRAKMPDDMADQLPRLKEVLDAMNVARIEQEGLEADDLIGAYATTGAEEGYDVVVVSGDKDFTQLVSDKITMLLPGKSGDDLQRLDREGVKEKMGVYPEQVIDLLAIMGDSSDHVPGIPGVGPKTALPLLEKHGSLEAVLAAAEQIEAKGLRRKVTEGRESAILSKELVTILTDVDIPLGFDDLEIKPWDNERVGELFKTLEFNRFLDRLGDAAASAPEQKSPDFKQDYRELSTLEDLEKLLARARKKGELTFDTETTGLDPLTADLVGLSFCVDEGEAFYLPVAHEGYVGNLPLDKVIALLDPVLSDDSIAKCAQNAKYDYLVMRRAGIITQGIASDPMIVSYVIDPSSRQHGLSHLAEEHLGYKMQPITDLIGSGKKQKSFATVPVDKAVFYSAEDADCTLRIKNILEPKLSELGLESLYRDIEMPLVVVLADMEREGVNIDVPFLKELSQMMESELEAYTAKIYRFAGEEFNINSPQQLSTILFEKIGLKPLRKTGKKTGYSTDQSVLEKLSEEHPLPRLILEFRQFAKLKSTYVDSLPALINKTTGRVHTSYNQTVAATGRLSSSDPNLQNIPIRTEQGAQIRKAFVPRDSDHVLLSADYSQIELRIMAHYANDKTMIESFRQGEDIHARTASEVYSVDLEDVTPDMRRHAKTANFAVIYGVSAFGLSQQSNMNVTESSEFIDTYFKRYPGIRDYMDEHIEFARQNGYVRTLLGRRRYIPDIESSNRTVRQFAERTAINTPIQGTAADMIKLAMIAIHERLASLTSRMILQVHDELVFDVHKPELKEVRDIVRTEMESAVKLKVPLKADMATGNNWLECK
- the coaE gene encoding dephospho-CoA kinase (Dephospho-CoA kinase (CoaE) performs the final step in coenzyme A biosynthesis.), whose translation is MITVGVYGRIGSGKTEVTRIFAENGAAVISADQIGKDVVENDPYVLETLVKAFGIGILDSDGKLNRRATGRIAFSSPENRARLDSIVHPPLLRELRAQIDGYRKSGDFSIVVVDAALILNWGLESELDVLVCVTAQRQTVIDRLVKGGLSNDEINERLDAQIATDIQAASADFVIENDGSLDELRRNAKRVFEQIRTRENTV
- a CDS encoding transketolase; protein product: MNPFSYDLEQLKQKTLDIRRDIITMLVEAKSGHCGGPLSCTDFATALYFNYINHNPDNPDDPDRDVVVYSIGHVTPVNYSILAECGYFPLRDLMKFRKIDGHLQGHPNKLDTPGIEASTGSLGQGISISVGIASAFRMDSKPNRAYCICGDGEHQEGSIWEAVMAAGNFALDNICVILDLNNAQIDGRMEDIMDINPITDKYRAFKWNVIEIDGHDLQQVLGALDEAKTVKGKPTVIIAKTVMGKGVSFMEGDYKWHGMPPDREQGERALHELGTTYDEWSQRLLSS